In one Nocardia tengchongensis genomic region, the following are encoded:
- a CDS encoding LysR family transcriptional regulator, whose translation MNTGVELRHLRYFQAVADELHFGRAAARLHIAQPALTQQIQRLETLLGARLFDRTSRTVALTPAGLVLRDRAAALLGHAERDLAEVTRIGQGGQGTLHLGFVPSVLPLEPLRGVREFRERFPLVQVDLTEGFTSHLMERLANGTLDMAIVRDPDTQPGTVTTPLITEPFVAVLPADHPDAGRTALTGADLADNPLVFFPRAAGGLAYDKNLAPLLESGHRPRVVQEATNWTIILYLVAAGLGITIAPRSATFTAPDSVRIIPLTGTEAATTIYTATREADDRPLVHNLRALLPNRPGTPPRD comes from the coding sequence ATGAACACCGGGGTGGAGCTGCGGCACCTGCGCTACTTCCAGGCGGTCGCCGACGAACTGCACTTCGGGCGCGCCGCCGCCCGCCTGCACATCGCCCAGCCCGCCCTCACCCAGCAGATCCAGCGCCTCGAAACCCTGCTCGGCGCAAGGCTTTTCGACCGCACCTCGCGCACCGTCGCGCTCACCCCCGCCGGCCTGGTGCTGCGCGACCGCGCCGCCGCCCTGCTCGGCCACGCCGAACGCGACCTCGCCGAGGTCACCCGTATCGGCCAGGGCGGCCAAGGCACCCTCCACCTCGGCTTCGTCCCCTCGGTCCTCCCGCTCGAACCGCTGCGTGGCGTCCGCGAATTCCGCGAACGCTTCCCGCTGGTCCAGGTCGACCTGACCGAAGGCTTCACCAGCCACCTGATGGAACGCCTCGCCAACGGCACCCTCGACATGGCCATCGTCCGCGACCCCGACACCCAGCCCGGCACGGTCACCACCCCGCTCATCACCGAACCGTTCGTGGCCGTCCTCCCCGCCGACCACCCCGACGCGGGCCGCACCGCCCTCACCGGAGCCGACCTCGCCGACAACCCCCTGGTCTTCTTCCCGCGCGCCGCAGGCGGACTCGCCTACGACAAGAACCTCGCGCCCCTCCTGGAATCCGGCCACCGCCCCCGCGTGGTCCAGGAAGCCACCAACTGGACGATCATCCTCTACCTGGTCGCCGCCGGCCTCGGCATCACCATCGCCCCGCGCAGCGCCACCTTCACCGCCCCCGACTCGGTCCGCATCATCCCCCTGACCGGCACCGAAGCCGCCACCACCATCTACACCGCAACCCGCGAGGCCGACGACCGCCCCCTGGTCCACAACCTCCGCGCCCTACTCCCGAACCGCCCGGGCACCCCGCCACGCGACTAG
- a CDS encoding putative RNA methyltransferase produces MTVGAAEPSPADRLLACADLLACPQCGQPLAAVADDATAASTRTLRCPHGHSFDLAKQGYVSLLTGASTKMTGDTPAMLDARAAFQSSGHFTPIAAALAAAVAAAVPGVDTAVFGADSPPAAATGEARPGPRREGGPAAPADVGNPRVPGTAVQGAHRRFHAGLTAPGMSVAAASAARLATTLLSNDVVSPSGPGQATHADSSAPAVLEIGAGTGYYLAAVLDAVPGMRGIALDVSKAAARRAARAHQRAGSVLADAWRGLPVPDAAMTAVVSVFAPRNADEVARVLKADGRFIVVTPTSRHLGELIEPLGMVSVDAAKEDRLAESLGGRFELVGREAVEYTMSLSHEDVARVVAMGPSAFHGNAGRAEEIAALPDPVAVTASVTVSVYRPL; encoded by the coding sequence ATGACAGTCGGCGCGGCCGAGCCGTCCCCCGCGGACCGGCTTCTGGCCTGCGCCGATCTGCTGGCCTGCCCACAGTGCGGCCAACCCCTCGCGGCCGTCGCCGACGACGCCACCGCCGCGTCCACCCGGACTTTGCGCTGCCCGCACGGCCACAGCTTCGACCTGGCCAAGCAGGGCTACGTCAGCCTCCTCACCGGCGCGTCCACCAAGATGACCGGCGACACCCCGGCCATGCTCGACGCCCGCGCCGCCTTCCAATCCTCCGGCCACTTCACCCCCATCGCCGCCGCCCTGGCCGCCGCGGTCGCGGCGGCCGTACCCGGCGTCGACACAGCAGTATTCGGAGCGGACTCGCCTCCGGCTGCCGCCACCGGCGAGGCCCGACCCGGACCGCGCCGCGAAGGTGGCCCCGCAGCCCCGGCAGACGTCGGCAATCCACGCGTACCCGGCACTGCCGTGCAAGGGGCCCACCGCCGGTTCCACGCCGGACTCACCGCGCCCGGAATGTCCGTTGCGGCAGCCTCCGCGGCACGACTCGCCACCACTCTCTTATCCAACGACGTGGTCTCCCCATCCGGACCAGGCCAAGCCACTCACGCCGACTCGTCTGCCCCGGCGGTGCTCGAGATCGGCGCCGGGACCGGGTACTACCTGGCCGCGGTGCTGGACGCGGTGCCCGGCATGCGCGGGATCGCCCTCGACGTGTCGAAAGCAGCAGCGCGGCGGGCTGCTCGGGCCCACCAGCGCGCCGGGTCGGTGCTGGCGGATGCCTGGCGTGGGCTGCCGGTGCCGGACGCGGCGATGACCGCGGTCGTGTCGGTGTTCGCGCCGCGCAACGCGGATGAAGTAGCCCGAGTGCTGAAGGCGGACGGGCGGTTCATCGTCGTGACCCCCACCTCGCGGCATCTCGGCGAACTGATCGAGCCGCTCGGAATGGTGAGTGTGGATGCGGCCAAGGAGGATCGGCTGGCCGAATCGCTCGGGGGTCGGTTCGAGTTGGTGGGGCGGGAAGCCGTCGAGTACACGATGTCGCTCTCGCACGAGGATGTGGCGCGCGTGGTGGCCATGGGGCCGTCGGCGTTCCACGGGAATGCGGGGCGGGCGGAGGAGATTGCGGCGCTGCCGGATCCGGTCGCGGTGACCGCGTCGGTGACGGTCTCGGTGTATCGGCCGCTGTGA
- a CDS encoding DUF3117 domain-containing protein, with product MAAMKPRTGDGPLEATKEGRGIVMRVPLEGGGRLVVELTPDEAAALGDELVKVTS from the coding sequence ATGGCGGCCATGAAGCCCCGCACCGGGGACGGTCCCCTCGAGGCAACCAAAGAAGGGCGTGGAATCGTGATGCGGGTTCCACTCGAGGGTGGCGGGCGGCTGGTCGTCGAGCTCACGCCGGATGAAGCCGCAGCGCTGGGTGACGAACTCGTCAAAGTCACCAGCTGA
- a CDS encoding DNA-3-methyladenine glycosylase I yields the protein MEPDGRIRCGWSEGSQLYRDYHDQEWGRPLHGDDALFERVCLEAFQSGLAWITILRKRPAFRKAFEGFSIERVAGFGAADVERLLTDPGIVRNRAKIEASVHNARVARDLDESLDTLLWSFAPSPRKRPRKMSDVPAVTAESTALAKELKRRGFKFVGPTTAYALMQATGMVDDHIADCWVNVRTR from the coding sequence GTGGAGCCCGACGGCCGGATCCGGTGCGGATGGTCGGAGGGGTCGCAGCTGTACCGGGACTACCACGATCAGGAGTGGGGTCGCCCGCTGCACGGCGACGACGCGCTCTTCGAACGGGTGTGCCTCGAGGCCTTCCAGTCGGGGCTGGCGTGGATCACGATCCTGCGGAAACGCCCGGCCTTCCGAAAGGCTTTCGAGGGGTTCTCGATCGAGCGGGTGGCGGGGTTCGGCGCGGCCGACGTGGAACGCCTCCTGACCGACCCGGGCATTGTTCGCAATCGCGCCAAGATCGAGGCCAGCGTCCACAATGCGCGAGTTGCCAGGGATCTCGATGAGAGCCTCGACACCCTGCTGTGGAGCTTTGCCCCGAGCCCCCGGAAACGGCCGCGGAAAATGTCCGATGTGCCCGCTGTAACCGCCGAATCCACCGCTCTCGCAAAAGAACTCAAGCGCCGCGGGTTCAAGTTCGTGGGACCCACGACGGCGTACGCACTCATGCAAGCGACAGGGATGGTAGACGATCACATCGCCGATTGCTGGGTGAATGTGAGGACTCGCTGA
- a CDS encoding DivIVA domain-containing protein produces the protein MLTMLLYVLIVGLVAALLFLVASAIFGRSEELGPLPEGTTVTVLPVAGISGTDVRALRFQQVFRGYKAGEVDWALTRLAARIDELEGQLARATNGEAAPDEEPATPPAAGIPGTPETDRQGGLPQVLPAESGDDPSAP, from the coding sequence ATGCTCACGATGCTGCTGTACGTGCTGATCGTCGGATTGGTCGCCGCGTTGCTGTTCCTGGTGGCCAGCGCGATCTTCGGGCGGTCCGAGGAGCTCGGGCCGCTGCCGGAGGGCACGACGGTGACCGTGCTGCCGGTCGCCGGGATCAGCGGGACCGATGTGCGGGCGCTGCGCTTCCAGCAGGTGTTCCGGGGATACAAGGCGGGCGAGGTGGACTGGGCGCTGACCCGGCTCGCGGCCCGCATCGACGAACTCGAGGGACAACTCGCCCGGGCGACGAACGGGGAGGCCGCGCCGGACGAAGAGCCCGCGACCCCGCCCGCCGCGGGTATCCCGGGGACGCCGGAAACGGACAGGCAGGGCGGGCTGCCGCAGGTGCTCCCGGCCGAGTCCGGCGACGACCCCAGCGCCCCGTGA